ATGACATTATCTAATGATTATATGCTTTTAGTGGGAATAATCTTACAGCTGCCATTGATTTAACACAAGCTGTTCTCTGGTTCTTGATGGTCGCATAAGCTCCTGAGAATTGCTTCTTGAGAGTGAAACTTGCTGCATAGTGTAGTCTCGAAGACAATGCAGAACCAGAGGAACGAGCTCCGACACAAACTGATTGAGATGTTCGGTTTGCAGAAACTAACTGCGACTTAACACCAATCTACAAAGAAAAACCAAACACAAGAAGACAGCTTAATTCGATGACAAGAAAGAACTTAAAAGCCATCAAGAATTCAAATGTTAGGAGTTGAGTTACGAACCTGAGAAGTGTGAACCATCTGCATTGAAGACAGAGACGCCATTTGTAAGAATTACACTAGAATATAGAATTGTTAATGAAGAAATTTGTAAGAATTACATTAGAAACTTAATTAGtagatatttattattcattaaatggtttgattttatttttcatttacagGTTAAtgatataacaaaattataattataatatttattttcttggcCAAAAACTTGTTTGAAGGTATAAAAGCATGTCcaatgataaatttataataccCCGATCATAGAAAGCCAATAATCCTTCCATGTACGTTTACTCATCATGTGGGTCTCATTTGTGTGATAGGTTGTGTGTTAATTTTCCGAAGTTTGGAAATGTTGTTTACTTACCATGAAATTATCCCATGACATTTTTCCGTACTTATCGCGAATCATTTTCCGTAGGTTATCCATTTTTCCACTACTCTAACTCAAAcacaattatttataaaattttgtatggATATATGACCGAAAAAGTAAGTgtattttgatgatattttataaGAACTCATATAAACATATCGCAAGATTTCGTAGTAGTTAAGACATTTCATATTCAAAGTGTATAACAGGGTCCAATGAAGCTATACAAGCATTGTTCAAAGTTTTGGGGATCGACCAGAAAGGTGAATTCtgtattttatcaatttttatacGGTTTTGATTAATGGGTATAGGCATGGGCCGCATGGTTTAATTGTAAATAAGGTTGAGATTAGGGGTTCCACTTTCTCCTTTTCTGTTAAATGTTGTGTAGAAAAGACTTTACTCGTTTATTATCAAGAGGTTTCTTTCTCCATTTGCTCTGTCCTCTCTCTAAATCTGACACAGAAAAAGGATTGAGAGGAGACCTCTACCGGAGTTTCTAACAGTTTCATATCCGGTTAGCAAGCGTGATTCTGGGAAGCGATGTTTCTCTTTATACCGCTATCGCCAGCTTCTGTTTCCGGGGAATGGTGGCTTTGACAGCACCGATTCCGCCGGCTTTCGTCTCCGGAAAAGCGGTGGCTCTGATAGCACCGTTCTTTCGCCGGCTCCTCTCCGGTTTGATCTGGAAACAAGTTCTCGATCTACGCTTTTGTTCTTCCACTGTCCAATCGACTCGATCTGAAAATCTGTATGGAATTTTGGATCGTTCGaagatgattgttgttgttcttcAAAGCATGGATCGATGGTGTTTGAGTTTTATAGgttttcattggttttgggCTCCAAGGTGGAGTTGGGTCGCACTTTTGCTCTGACCCCGACGGAAGC
Above is a window of Brassica napus cultivar Da-Ae chromosome A10, Da-Ae, whole genome shotgun sequence DNA encoding:
- the LOC106420340 gene encoding peptidyl-prolyl cis-trans isomerase CYP20-3, chloroplastic-like, with product MASLSSMQMVHTSQIGVKSQLVSANRTSQSVCVGARSSGSALSSRLHYAASFTLKKQFSGAYATIKNQRTACVKSMAAEEEEVMEPQAKVTNKVYFDVEIGGEVAGRIVMGLFGELMPKTVENYRVLCTGKIMKVWNFLKIID